ATGACCCGATCCACGAGCTTCCCGTCCTTGAAGAAGAGGACAGCAGGAATCGAACGGATATCGAACCGCTGGGCGGTCCGGTTGTTCGTGTCCACGTCGAGCTTGGCGACCTTGGCCTTCCCCGCGTATTCCACCGCGAGCTGGTCCAGAACCGGCCCGATCATCTTGCACGGGCCACACCACGCCGCCCAGAAGTCCACCACGG
Above is a genomic segment from Gemmatimonadaceae bacterium containing:
- the trxA gene encoding thioredoxin; the protein is MSNAFEVTDNNFEAEIEKHEGLAVVDFWAAWCGPCKMIGPVLDQLAVEYAGKAKVAKLDVDTNNRTAQRFDIRSIPAVLFFKDGKLVDRVIGAVPKSQLETKFKQHEA